The Synechococcus sp. RS9909 genomic interval CTGGCGGAGCTCCAGGCCTGGATTGATGCAGCCGATCCGGCCGATTCCAAGCTGGCGGATCAGCGTTTTCGGCTTGAGGTGTGGACCACCACGCTGGCGCGGATCCGCAAGATCGAGGCCTTGATGGCAGGACAGCAGCGCTGATCTGCGCCCGCTGCTCAGCTCAGCTGTGGCGCCACTCGGTGATCCCACCGGGCTTGTCGATCAGTTCGATGCCTTGAGCCGTGAGTTCGCTGCGGATGCGATCGGCTTCGGCGTAATTTTTGGCCTGCTTGGCAGCTTGACGTGCTGCGATCGCCGCTTCGATTGCCGTGGTGTCGACCGAGCTTTTGCTGGCTTCAGCCTGTGGTGGGGCCTCTGCCCGCAGGCCCAGCACCGCCGCCAGTTCGCGCAGCAGGAGCCAGCGTGACCTCAACACCGCCGATTCGGATGCCGTGATCCCGGCGTCATCGCCCCGATCGAGTCGGTTGGCCAGGCCGCGTAGGGGCCGAGCCAGCTCGAACACCACCGCCAAGGCCCCTGAACTGTTGAGGTCATCGTCCATCGCTGCGATGAAGCGTTGCCGCAGGCCCAGCAAGGGGTCGGGGTCGGTTGATCCTTTTTGATCCAACAGCCCGATGCTGCCTTCCACCACTGCGCCCTTGGGCAGGGGTGCGGCGTTTGGCCAACCCAGCGCGGTGCCGTGGCCTGTGCCGAGGTTGAGGGCGGCATTCAGGCCTTTCCAGCCGCTGCTGGCCGCCTCCAGGGCGTCCGAGCTGAAATCCAGCGGTTTGCGGTAGTGCGCCTGCAGCACGAACAGGCGCAGGGTCATGGCGGAGAGGCCGCTCTCCAGGAGAGCCCGGATCGTGGTGAAGTTGCCCAGCGATTTGCTCATCTTTTCGCCGCCCACGTTCACCATGCCGTTGTGCAGCCACAGCCGCGCCAGCTCCTGGCCGCTGGCGGCTTCCGACTGGGCGATTTCGTTCTCATGGTGCGGGAACACCAGGTCGGCACCGCCGAGATGGATGTCGATCGTGTCGCCCAGCTCCTCGCGCACCATCGCCGAGCATTCGATGTGCCAGCCCGGTCGACCGGCGCCCCAGGGGGAGGGGAAGGAGGGCTCGCCGGGCTTGGCCCCTTTCCAGAGGGCGAAATCGAAGGGGTGTTGCTTGCGCGCTTCTTCAGCATCGGCGACGCGGCCCTCGGCGTTCGTTTGCTGCTCGCCCAGATCACGGCCGCTGAGCTTGCCGTAGCCGGCATGCTTCATCACGGCGAAATACACATCGCCATCCGCGGAATAGGCAGCCCCTTTGGCCTCCAGTTCGCCGATCAGGTCGCGGATCGCGTCGAGGCAGCGGGTGGCGCGCGGCATGCGATCGGGCCTGAGGATGCCCAGGGCCTCCATATCGGCATGGAAGGCGGCGATGTTGCGCTCGCTCACCGCCTCCATGCTCGAGCCCTCGTCGGCAGCGCGGTTGAGAATTTTGTCGTCGATGTCGGTGAAGTTCTGCACGAAGGTCACCGCGTAGCCGCGCCAGATCAGATAGCGGCGCAGCACATCCCAGTTGATGTAGCTGCGGGCATGGCCCAGGTGGCAGAGGTCATAGACCGTCACCCCACAGCAGTAGATGCTCACCTGGCCCTCCTTCAGGGGCCTGAAGGGCTCCATGCGGCGGCTGAGCGTGTTGGTGAAGCGCAGGGCCAAGAGCGTGGTGGCATCGCTGGCGGCGAGGCTACGGTCCGGGGCCTATTTCGCCTCCATCCAGTTCGCTCCCACACCGGTTTCCACCACCAGGGGCACGCTGAGCTGGATCGCCTGCTCCATGGTGGTCACCACCAGCTGCCGCACCCTCTCCAGCGCGGTGGGATCCACCTCCAGCACCAGTTCATCGTGCACCTGCAGCAGCAGCCGCGCCGGTAGGGACTGCTGCTCGAGGGCCGCCTGCAACTGGATCATCGCCAGCTTGATGATGTCGGCGCTGGAGCCCTGGATCGGTGCATTGGCCGCGGCGCGCAGCTGCTGGGCCTCCATCCCGCCTCGCCGTGCCACCTCCAGATCAATCTCAAGCGGGTCTTTGCCGAGCAGGCGTCCCAGGCCGTTGCGATCGAAGTGGAACGGCCGCCGCCGCCCCAGGATCGTTTCCACGTAGCCGCGACTGAGGGCGAGCCTTTCCTGCAGCTCGAGGAAGGCGAACACCTTCGGGTAGCGCTCTTTGTATTTGCTCAGGAACTCCTTGGCCTGGGCCTGGCTGACGCCGGTTTCCCGCGCGAAGCGCTGGGCGCCCATGCCGTAGATCACCCCGAAATTGATCGTTTTGCCGAGGCGGCGCTCATCGGCTGTGACGGCCTTTTTCTCCAGCAGCAACCGGGCGGTGAGGGCATGCACGTCGTCGCCATCGCGATAAGCCTGTTGCAGCACCTCCTCGCCCGAGAGGTGGGTGAGGATGCGCAGCTCGATCTGGGAGTAATCGGCGCTGAGCAGTTGCCAGCCCGCCTGGGGCAGAAAGGCCTTGCGGATCCGCCGCGAGAACTCCGTGCGCACGGGGATGTTCTGCAGGTTGGGGTTGCTGCTGCTCAGCCTTCCTGTGGCGGTCACGGCCTGGTTGAAGTCGGTGTGCACCCGGCCGGTTTCCGCTTCCACCAGCTGGGGCAGGGCATCCACGTAGGTGCTCTTCAGCTTGCTGAGCGTGCGGTGCTCCAGCACCAGGGGCACCACCGGGTGATCCTGTTCCAGCTTCTCCAGCACGGTGGCATCGGTGCTGTAGCCCGTTTTGGTGCGACGCGATTTTTTGCGATCGAGCCCGAGGGTGTCGAACAGGAGCTCCCCGAGTTGTTTGGGGGAGGCGAGGTTGAACTCCATGCCGGCGGCCTGCTTCGCCTCGGTCTCGAGCCGTTCCAGGGTCTGGGCCATCTCGGTGGAGAGCGCGGCAAGGTAGGGATGGTCGATGCGAATCCCCGTGGCCTCCATCAGGGCCAGCACCGGCTCCAGGGGGAGTTCCACCTGGTCGAGCAATGGCAGCAGCCGGGGCCCCATCGCCGCCAGCTGCTGGCGCAGGTCAAGGGCCAGGCGGCGGGTGAGATGCACATCCATGCCGCAGTAGAGGGCGGCCTGGTTGATCTCCACCTCAGCGAAACAGCTCGCTTTGCCGTCCTTCGCTTTGCCCACCAGGTCGCTGAACAGGGTGGGTTGGATGCCGTAGTCGCGCTCGGCCATCGCATCAAGACCGTGTTTGGCTGCCGCATCGCGGAGGTAATCGGCCAGCAGGGTGTCCATCACCACCCCGCCGAGGGGCAGCCCGTGGCGCAGCAGGATCAGACGGTCGTATTTGGCGTTCTGCAGGGCCTTGGGGTGCTCAGCGCTGGCCAGCCAGGGGGCGAGCTGGGCGAGCACGGTGTCCAGGGGGAGCTGCTGGATCGCGCTGGAGTCCTCCAGTGATGGTTCCGCCGACGGCCGATGCCCCACTGGGATGTAGGCCAGATCATCGAGCTCCGGCCCCCAGCAAACGCCCACCCCCACCAACTGGGCCTTGAAGGGGTTGAGGTCACTGGTTTCGGTGTCCAGGGCCACCGGTTGGGCGGGGTCGCGGCACAGCAGGAGCCGATCGATTAGTGCCTTCAGCTGGTGCTCAGTTCTGATCAGCTGGGGCGTCAGGAGCGGCAGGCTGTCGCTGGTGGCGGGTGCAACGACGCCTTCCGTGGCGCCTTCCGTTCCCGTGTCTTGGACCTGCACCTGGCCGACCTGCCCCAGCAGGTGGCCGTTGGCCGCCAGGCCGCCGCTGGAGAAGGTCGCCACAAACGCAGGAATCTGGCGCACCAGGCTGTTCAGTTCCAGCTCTTGCAACCGTGCGCTGAGACCGTCGGCATCCACCGTGCCCAGGTCGAGATCCGGCTCCTCTGGAAGGGGGATGTCCACCAGAATCTCCGCCAGCTTGCGGGAGAGGTAAGCATTGTCGCGATCGGCGCTGAGTTTGCCCTTGAGCGCGCCCTTGATCGCGCCGCGGCTCGCCTTCGGGCCCTCGGCCTCCACCTCGGCCAGGGCTTGATACACCCCATCGAGGTCGCCGTTCTCCTTGAGCAGGTTGATGGCGGTTTTGGGCCCGACGCCTTTCACACCTGGGATGTTGTCGGAGCTGTCGCCGGTGAGGGCTTTGAGATCCACCACCGACGCCGGCGTCACCCCGAGCTTGGCTTCCACGCCCGCTTCGTTGATCAGGCTCGGGCCGCTGTTTTTGGCATAGGGGCCCCCGCCCATGTAGAGCACGGCGATGTCGCGCTGGTCATCCACCAGCTGAAAGAGGTCGCGGTCACCGCTGAGGATCCGCACCCTCCAGCCGTCGTTGGCGGCGCGGTTCGCCAGGGTGCCCAGCACATCGTCCGCTTCATAGCCGGGTGCCAGGCACAGGGGCAGACGCAACTGCTGGCGCAGGATCTGCTGGAGCTGCTCCAGGTCTTGAAAGAACACTTCGGGGGCCACGTCCCGGTGCGCCTTGTAGTTGGCATCGGCCTCATGCCGGAAGGTGGGTTCGGCCGTGTCGAAGGCGATCGCCACACCGCTGGGACGCAACCCCTTGCAGTGATCGAGCAGGGCCTTGAGGAAGCCGTAGGTCACGCTCGTGGGACGGCCATCCTTGGTGGCCAGGCCACCCTCCCCACCCTTGCTGAAGGCGTAGAAGCTGCGAAAAGCGAGGGAGTGGCCGTCAATAAGCAACAGCAGGGGCTTCTCTGGGCTGGCGGGCATGGGGGTGAGGGGCGTTGGGTTGGATCCGTCTCTCTGGATCAGTCGCGCTTCTTCGCCCAGGGGGGCAGATCGATGAACACCTTTGTTCCCGGCTGAACGCCCTTGAGAATGGCGGTCTGACTGCCGCTGCTCGCCCCCAGTTCCACCGCCTGGAAGCGGGGCTGCTCGTTCTTGCCCACCAGCAGCACGCCGGGTTTGCCGTTTTCCGTCACGATCGCCACGGTGGGCACCAGGGTGCTGGGGGCGGTGGATCCGGTCTGGAAGTCCACATCGGCGGTCATGCCGATGCGCAGCTTCGGCGGCGGATTGAGCAACGACAGCTCCACTTCGAAGGAGACCACGTTGTCGACCTTCTCGGCGCGGGGGGCGATGTCGCGCACACGCGCTGCAAAACGCTGATCCGGGAACGCATCCACCCGCACCGTGGCGTCCTGGCCGATGAGGATGCGGCCGATGTCGCTTTCCGGCACCTTGGCGGCGACCTCCAGTCCCTGGGAGAGCTCCACGATCGAGGAGCTGGTGGCACCGGCGGTGGCTGAGGCGGTGGTGGTGGGGGTCACGAAGGCGCCGGGTTCGGCAAAGCGCTCGGTGATCACACCGCTGAAGGGGGCGCGGATCAGCAGCTCTTCCCCTTCCACCTGGCGTTGCTGGATGCGCTCGCGTGCCGCCGCGAGGGCGGCTTTGCTGCTGAGGTAGCTGTAGCGGAACCCTTCCAGATCGGAGGTGCTGAGGGCACCACTGTTTTCCAGCCTCTTGTTGAGCAGGTAATCGGCACGTTTTCCCTGGTAATCGGCGCGGGCCTGCCGTTCAAGCGCCTGCAGTTCATCGATGCGCTCGCGGTAATCGCCGCTGTCCATGCGCGCCAGCACCTGACCCTTCTCCACCGTGGCGCCTTCCTCCACATCCAGGCTCTCCAGCCGCCCCTGGCGCTTGGGGCTCACATTGACGCGCCGGATCGCCTCCAGTTCGCCGCTGGCCGTGATCACTCCTGGCAGCGAGCCCCGCTCCGCCTTCACGGTGTAGGCGCTGAGGTCGCGGGAGCGATTGCGGCCCGGCCCGACGCTCCAGAACGCCAAGCCACCACCCACCAGCACCAGACCGGCGATCAGGCCGAGGCTGCGCCGCCGCCGTCGTTTGAGGCCGCTGAGTTGGGTGAGGGGAGCCAAGCCCTGCTCCTGGGATGGGGGGAGGGGCTGGCGGTTGGTGGTGGCCATGACCCCACGTGCAATTGCGCACCAGTCTCGCTGGGGATGGCGCCGACTTGCGCAGGTAGATTGCCAGCCATGCTCAAAGCCGGAATTGTCGGGCTGCCCAACGTCGGCAAGTCCACCCTGTTCAACGCCCTGGTGGCCAACGCGCAGGCGCAGGCTGCCAATTTTCCGTTCTGCACGATTGAGCCGAACGTGGGCACCGTGGCGGTTCCCGATCCCCGGCTGCAGCAGCTCTCGGATCTCAGCGGCAGCAAGGAGTTGATCCCCGCCCGGATCGAGTTTGTCGACATCGCCGGTCTGGTCAAGGGAGCCAGCCAGGGGGAGGGCCTCGGCAACAAGTTCCTGGCCAACATCCGCGAGGTGGACGCGATCGTTCATGTGGTGCGCTGTTTTGAAGACGATGACGTGATTCATGTGTCCGGCTCCGTGGGGCCGGCGCGGGATGCGGAGGTGATCAACCTGGAGCTCGGATTGGCCGATCTGGCCCAGGTGGAGAAGCGCCGCGAACGGCTGAAGAAACAGATGCGCACCAGCAAGGAGGCCCAGGTGGAGGACGCTGCCCTGGAGCGGATCCAGGCGGTGCTTGAGCAGGGGGGCGCAGCGCGCAGCGTCGCCTTGACCGAGGAGGAAGCCGCCATGATCAAACCCCTCGGTCTGCTCACGGCCAAGCCGATCATCTACGCCACCAATGTGAGCGAAGACGATCTGGCTCCTGGGAATCGCTTCTGTGAGGAGGTGGTGGCCCTCGCGGCCAGTGAAGGCGCCGAAACCGTGCGCATTTCAGCCCAGGTGGAGGCGGAACTGATTGAGCTGGGCGATGAGGAGCGTGCCGATTACCTCGAGGGTCTGGGGGTGAGCGAAGGCGGGCTGCAGAGCCTGATCCGTGCCACCTACAACCTGTTGGGTCTGCGCACCTATTTCACGACGGGCGAGAAGGAAACGCGTGCCTGGACCTTCAAGGCCGGCATGACAGCCCCCCAGGCCGCCGGTGTGATCCACACCGATTTCGAGCGGGGCTTCATTCGCGCCCAGACGATCGGCTGGCAGAAGCTGTTGGAGGCAGGCTCCCTTGCCGAGGCCCGCAACAAGGGATGGCTGCGCAGTGAAGGCAAGGAGTATGTGGTGGACGAGGGAGACGTGATGGAGTTTCTCTTCAACGTCTGAGGCGTCAGTCAGTCGCGCTGAATGGTTCGGCTTCCGCGACCTGAACACCGAGGTCGCTGCGCCATTGCGACAAGGGTTTCTCCCAGCCCTCTTCCCATTTCTGGGCCACCAGAGGGGCTGCCTGCAGGCCGATTCTGTTGCCGTGGGCGATCG includes:
- the cysS gene encoding cysteine--tRNA ligase, giving the protein MALRFTNTLSRRMEPFRPLKEGQVSIYCCGVTVYDLCHLGHARSYINWDVLRRYLIWRGYAVTFVQNFTDIDDKILNRAADEGSSMEAVSERNIAAFHADMEALGILRPDRMPRATRCLDAIRDLIGELEAKGAAYSADGDVYFAVMKHAGYGKLSGRDLGEQQTNAEGRVADAEEARKQHPFDFALWKGAKPGEPSFPSPWGAGRPGWHIECSAMVREELGDTIDIHLGGADLVFPHHENEIAQSEAASGQELARLWLHNGMVNVGGEKMSKSLGNFTTIRALLESGLSAMTLRLFVLQAHYRKPLDFSSDALEAASSGWKGLNAALNLGTGHGTALGWPNAAPLPKGAVVEGSIGLLDQKGSTDPDPLLGLRQRFIAAMDDDLNSSGALAVVFELARPLRGLANRLDRGDDAGITASESAVLRSRWLLLRELAAVLGLRAEAPPQAEASKSSVDTTAIEAAIAARQAAKQAKNYAEADRIRSELTAQGIELIDKPGGITEWRHS
- the polA gene encoding DNA polymerase I, which produces MPASPEKPLLLLIDGHSLAFRSFYAFSKGGEGGLATKDGRPTSVTYGFLKALLDHCKGLRPSGVAIAFDTAEPTFRHEADANYKAHRDVAPEVFFQDLEQLQQILRQQLRLPLCLAPGYEADDVLGTLANRAANDGWRVRILSGDRDLFQLVDDQRDIAVLYMGGGPYAKNSGPSLINEAGVEAKLGVTPASVVDLKALTGDSSDNIPGVKGVGPKTAINLLKENGDLDGVYQALAEVEAEGPKASRGAIKGALKGKLSADRDNAYLSRKLAEILVDIPLPEEPDLDLGTVDADGLSARLQELELNSLVRQIPAFVATFSSGGLAANGHLLGQVGQVQVQDTGTEGATEGVVAPATSDSLPLLTPQLIRTEHQLKALIDRLLLCRDPAQPVALDTETSDLNPFKAQLVGVGVCWGPELDDLAYIPVGHRPSAEPSLEDSSAIQQLPLDTVLAQLAPWLASAEHPKALQNAKYDRLILLRHGLPLGGVVMDTLLADYLRDAAAKHGLDAMAERDYGIQPTLFSDLVGKAKDGKASCFAEVEINQAALYCGMDVHLTRRLALDLRQQLAAMGPRLLPLLDQVELPLEPVLALMEATGIRIDHPYLAALSTEMAQTLERLETEAKQAAGMEFNLASPKQLGELLFDTLGLDRKKSRRTKTGYSTDATVLEKLEQDHPVVPLVLEHRTLSKLKSTYVDALPQLVEAETGRVHTDFNQAVTATGRLSSSNPNLQNIPVRTEFSRRIRKAFLPQAGWQLLSADYSQIELRILTHLSGEEVLQQAYRDGDDVHALTARLLLEKKAVTADERRLGKTINFGVIYGMGAQRFARETGVSQAQAKEFLSKYKERYPKVFAFLELQERLALSRGYVETILGRRRPFHFDRNGLGRLLGKDPLEIDLEVARRGGMEAQQLRAAANAPIQGSSADIIKLAMIQLQAALEQQSLPARLLLQVHDELVLEVDPTALERVRQLVVTTMEQAIQLSVPLVVETGVGANWMEAK
- a CDS encoding efflux RND transporter periplasmic adaptor subunit, with amino-acid sequence MATTNRQPLPPSQEQGLAPLTQLSGLKRRRRRSLGLIAGLVLVGGGLAFWSVGPGRNRSRDLSAYTVKAERGSLPGVITASGELEAIRRVNVSPKRQGRLESLDVEEGATVEKGQVLARMDSGDYRERIDELQALERQARADYQGKRADYLLNKRLENSGALSTSDLEGFRYSYLSSKAALAAARERIQQRQVEGEELLIRAPFSGVITERFAEPGAFVTPTTTASATAGATSSSIVELSQGLEVAAKVPESDIGRILIGQDATVRVDAFPDQRFAARVRDIAPRAEKVDNVVSFEVELSLLNPPPKLRIGMTADVDFQTGSTAPSTLVPTVAIVTENGKPGVLLVGKNEQPRFQAVELGASSGSQTAILKGVQPGTKVFIDLPPWAKKRD
- the ychF gene encoding redox-regulated ATPase YchF → MLKAGIVGLPNVGKSTLFNALVANAQAQAANFPFCTIEPNVGTVAVPDPRLQQLSDLSGSKELIPARIEFVDIAGLVKGASQGEGLGNKFLANIREVDAIVHVVRCFEDDDVIHVSGSVGPARDAEVINLELGLADLAQVEKRRERLKKQMRTSKEAQVEDAALERIQAVLEQGGAARSVALTEEEAAMIKPLGLLTAKPIIYATNVSEDDLAPGNRFCEEVVALAASEGAETVRISAQVEAELIELGDEERADYLEGLGVSEGGLQSLIRATYNLLGLRTYFTTGEKETRAWTFKAGMTAPQAAGVIHTDFERGFIRAQTIGWQKLLEAGSLAEARNKGWLRSEGKEYVVDEGDVMEFLFNV